Proteins from a genomic interval of Clostridium sp. 'deep sea':
- a CDS encoding GNAT family N-acetyltransferase: protein MLSDLVSKNPCYVAIEKDKVIGYISGISNIKELKASLTGVYVPEWAHSVKVNVDREKVYNALYKTIAKEWVRLGNFTHIISFYGNEHKLHNLFVEFGFGMLTIDGIKQVNKNNDIISVDNLMIREMCEQDIYEVGLLHNELINHLLSSPIYLYLNNPKLSSDELKNKFMSKNIKTFVALKNKEIISAIRVMLNNGPGCKTVIDKGTLGINFAYTKNKYRGCGVTPCLLREVLKWGSKHDMIRCVVDFESQNRPATKFWLKHFKPVCKTFMRKVDDRVQ from the coding sequence ATGTTAAGTGATTTAGTTAGTAAAAATCCCTGCTACGTAGCAATAGAAAAAGATAAGGTTATAGGATATATTAGTGGTATATCTAATATTAAAGAGCTAAAGGCTAGCTTAACAGGTGTATATGTGCCAGAATGGGCACACAGCGTAAAAGTAAATGTAGATAGAGAAAAAGTTTATAATGCACTATACAAAACTATTGCAAAAGAATGGGTAAGGTTAGGAAATTTCACTCATATAATTAGTTTCTATGGAAATGAGCATAAATTACATAATTTATTTGTAGAATTTGGCTTTGGAATGTTAACCATAGATGGAATTAAGCAGGTAAATAAAAATAATGATATTATTAGTGTAGATAATTTGATGATTAGAGAAATGTGCGAACAAGATATTTACGAAGTTGGGCTATTACATAATGAACTAATCAATCATTTATTAAGTTCACCTATTTATTTGTATCTTAATAATCCTAAACTCTCAAGTGATGAGCTTAAAAACAAGTTTATGAGTAAAAACATTAAAACATTTGTAGCATTAAAAAATAAAGAAATCATATCTGCAATAAGGGTAATGCTCAATAATGGGCCTGGATGTAAAACAGTTATTGACAAAGGAACATTAGGAATTAATTTTGCTTATACAAAAAATAAATATAGGGGCTGTGGTGTTACCCCATGTTTATTAAGGGAGGTCTTAAAATGGGGCAGTAAACATGATATGATTAGATGTGTAGTAGATTTTGAGTCCCAAAATAGACCAGCAACAAAATTTTGGCTAAAACACTTTAAACCTGTATGTAAAACTTTTATGAGAAAAGTGGATGATAGAGTTCAATAA
- a CDS encoding amidohydrolase, whose amino-acid sequence MLLIKNARIYTVAGPVIENGSIVIENGKIKEIGENITINETACTEVINAEGKIITPGFIDAHSHLSLWESSIGFEGSDGNEATHPITPHMRGLDAINPFDITFEEARNAGVTAVAAGPGSANVIGGTFVAIKTFPAKRADELVIKDPVAMKCAFGENPKRFYGTQGKTPSTRMATAGLFRETLFKAKQYLYKLENAKEASKKPKYDAKLEALIPVLKREIPLKAHAHRADDMFTALRIAKEFNLKITLEHATEGHLIADELAKENVYCIVGPSFGHKSKFELQNLTFDTPAILHKAGIKIAITTDAPVIPLARLPLMAGIAVEHGLNEDQALKAITINAAEAVGIEDRVGSLEVGKDADLVIFNNKPFNTNSKVYMTIINGKVVYKK is encoded by the coding sequence ATGTTACTAATTAAAAATGCACGTATCTATACAGTTGCAGGTCCTGTTATAGAAAACGGCTCAATAGTAATTGAAAATGGAAAGATTAAAGAAATTGGTGAAAATATCACTATTAATGAAACAGCTTGTACTGAGGTAATTAATGCTGAAGGTAAAATAATCACCCCTGGTTTTATTGATGCCCACTCTCATTTATCTTTATGGGAAAGCTCAATTGGTTTTGAGGGTTCGGATGGAAACGAAGCAACTCATCCTATAACACCACATATGCGTGGTTTAGATGCAATTAATCCTTTTGATATAACATTTGAAGAGGCTCGAAATGCGGGTGTTACTGCTGTGGCTGCAGGCCCAGGTAGTGCTAACGTTATTGGCGGCACATTTGTGGCAATAAAAACATTCCCAGCAAAAAGAGCTGATGAATTAGTTATTAAAGACCCAGTTGCTATGAAATGTGCTTTTGGTGAAAACCCAAAAAGATTTTATGGCACACAAGGCAAAACTCCCTCTACACGCATGGCTACAGCTGGCTTGTTTAGAGAAACTCTTTTTAAAGCTAAACAATATTTGTATAAGTTAGAGAATGCTAAAGAGGCTTCTAAAAAGCCTAAGTATGATGCAAAATTAGAGGCATTAATTCCTGTACTAAAGCGAGAGATTCCTCTTAAAGCCCATGCCCACCGTGCTGATGATATGTTTACAGCCCTACGTATTGCTAAAGAGTTTAATTTAAAAATTACTTTAGAGCATGCTACTGAAGGTCATTTAATAGCAGATGAGTTGGCTAAAGAAAATGTATATTGCATTGTTGGACCAAGCTTTGGCCATAAATCAAAATTTGAGTTGCAAAATTTAACCTTTGATACCCCAGCAATTTTACATAAAGCTGGTATAAAAATCGCTATTACTACAGACGCTCCAGTAATTCCACTGGCTCGCTTGCCACTTATGGCCGGTATTGCAGTAGAGCATGGTTTAAATGAAGATCAAGCTTTAAAAGCTATTACAATAAATGCTGCAGAGGCTGTTGGCATTGAAGACCGAGTTGGTAGTTTAGAAGTTGGTAAAGATGCGGATTTAGTTATCTTTAATAACAAACCTTTTAATACCAACAGTAAAGTTTATATGACCATTATTAATGGTAAAGTTGTATATAAAAAATAA
- a CDS encoding GNAT family protein → MINITTDRLIIRDHIVDDLKDLHKLISDNEVMYFLPETKTTSLAESKKNLTTAIEEINKANRTKFFFAIINKKNNSYIGEIGVTKTAECSEGNIMNLGYFIIKDYWGRGIIPEASKAVISYAFDFLGTVKIETGCAKLNNKSERVMNKIGLIKEAELKQHSVINNKFYDRVEYRVLKEEWNN, encoded by the coding sequence ATGATTAATATTACAACAGATAGACTCATAATAAGAGATCACATAGTAGATGACTTAAAGGATCTACATAAACTTATTTCGGACAATGAAGTAATGTATTTTTTGCCAGAGACTAAAACAACAAGCCTAGCTGAGTCTAAAAAAAACTTAACAACTGCAATTGAAGAAATCAATAAAGCAAATAGAACTAAGTTCTTTTTTGCCATAATAAACAAAAAAAATAACTCTTATATTGGTGAAATCGGGGTAACTAAAACTGCTGAATGTAGTGAAGGTAATATAATGAATTTAGGTTACTTTATTATAAAAGATTATTGGGGCCGAGGTATAATTCCCGAGGCTTCTAAGGCCGTTATAAGCTATGCTTTTGATTTTTTGGGTACAGTAAAAATAGAGACTGGTTGTGCTAAGCTTAATAATAAATCCGAGAGAGTTATGAATAAAATAGGTTTAATTAAAGAAGCTGAACTTAAACAGCACTCAGTTATAAATAATAAGTTTTACGACAGGGTTGAGTACAGAGTATTAAAAGAAGAATGGAATAATTAA
- a CDS encoding PHP domain-containing protein — translation MELCTDLHIHTTESDGTATPTEVVIESKKAGLKAIAITDHDCVNGVTEALIAAKEHNIELISGIEFSTLYNEQELHILGYYIDVANKNLRQEANYIAEARRVRAEKIVKKLNSLGINICFDRVKSIASGEVIGRPHIAQAMIEKKYIDTIQQAFSKMYIDKGGRAYVDRYKLAPESAIKLIHNAGGLAIVAHPGLCYQSKGLVAENIHDLIKLGLDGIEVFHSAHNKEQQEYYKSLALKNSLLITGGSDYHGKTKKEGSEIGSVCLPYKYVKDMKHKVMMYKLK, via the coding sequence ATGGAATTATGTACTGATCTTCATATTCATACAACTGAGTCGGATGGCACTGCAACTCCTACAGAGGTTGTTATAGAGTCAAAAAAAGCAGGGTTAAAGGCTATAGCAATAACAGATCATGATTGTGTAAATGGTGTTACAGAGGCTTTAATTGCTGCAAAAGAACATAATATAGAGTTAATCTCAGGTATTGAATTTTCAACTTTATATAATGAGCAAGAGTTACATATATTAGGTTATTATATTGATGTAGCTAATAAAAATCTTAGGCAAGAGGCAAACTACATTGCAGAGGCACGTAGAGTAAGGGCTGAAAAAATAGTAAAAAAACTAAATAGTTTAGGAATCAATATTTGTTTTGATAGAGTAAAATCTATTGCATCGGGTGAGGTAATTGGTAGGCCACATATTGCCCAAGCTATGATAGAAAAAAAATATATTGATACTATTCAGCAAGCCTTTTCTAAAATGTATATTGATAAAGGTGGAAGAGCCTATGTTGATCGTTACAAATTAGCTCCAGAGTCAGCAATTAAACTTATTCATAATGCTGGCGGTCTTGCAATAGTAGCTCACCCTGGACTATGTTACCAAAGCAAAGGTTTAGTTGCAGAGAATATTCATGATCTTATAAAGTTAGGATTAGATGGTATTGAGGTTTTCCATAGTGCACATAATAAAGAACAGCAAGAGTACTATAAAAGCCTTGCACTTAAAAATTCGCTACTGATTACAGGAGGTTCCGATTACCACGGTAAAACTAAGAAAGAGGGTTCGGAAATTGGCAGTGTTTGTTTGCCTTACAAATATGTTAAAGACATGAAACACAAGGTAATGATGTATAAATTGAAATAA
- a CDS encoding amidohydrolase has product MICIYNAKVYTMAGPVIENGYVTIEDGKILDVGEMSTFNCENTCTCVKIDAKGQLLLPGFVEAHCHLGMMESGIGFEGNDVNEMTNPVTAQVRAVDGMNPMDVTVKEALEAGVTSAATGPGSGNVIGGTFMVIKTHGKRVDDMVYRDPVAMKCAFGENPKRVYNAKKRMPTTRMGTAAIMREALAKTKQYLEKIEAAGDDYSKYPAYDANCEALLPVIKREIPLKVHAHRADDMFTAIRIANEFNVRYTLDHATEGHLIAEELAEENVVCIVGPSFGHRSKFELQEKTFNTPGILAKAGIKVAITTDSPVVPLDSLPMMASLANEAGMDEMEALKAITINAAEILGVDDVVGSIEKGKDADLVIYSGHPFDITSKAQKVFVNGEEVFTR; this is encoded by the coding sequence ATGATTTGTATTTATAATGCAAAAGTTTATACCATGGCTGGTCCTGTAATAGAGAACGGTTATGTAACTATAGAAGACGGTAAAATTTTAGATGTAGGTGAAATGAGTACCTTTAATTGTGAAAACACCTGTACTTGTGTAAAAATTGATGCTAAAGGTCAATTATTATTACCTGGCTTTGTTGAAGCTCACTGCCACTTAGGAATGATGGAGAGTGGCATTGGTTTTGAGGGAAATGATGTAAACGAAATGACAAACCCAGTAACAGCCCAAGTAAGAGCAGTAGATGGTATGAATCCAATGGATGTTACTGTTAAAGAGGCTTTAGAGGCCGGTGTAACCTCTGCAGCAACTGGACCAGGTAGCGGTAATGTAATTGGTGGTACATTTATGGTTATTAAAACCCATGGAAAACGTGTTGATGACATGGTTTATCGTGACCCAGTTGCTATGAAATGCGCCTTTGGTGAAAATCCAAAACGCGTTTATAATGCCAAAAAAAGAATGCCTACTACCCGCATGGGGACAGCAGCTATTATGCGTGAGGCTTTAGCAAAAACAAAACAATACCTCGAAAAAATTGAGGCTGCGGGTGATGATTATAGTAAGTACCCTGCTTATGATGCTAATTGTGAGGCTTTATTGCCTGTAATTAAACGTGAAATTCCTTTAAAAGTTCATGCACACCGTGCAGATGATATGTTTACAGCAATTAGAATTGCTAATGAATTCAACGTACGTTATACCCTAGATCATGCTACCGAGGGTCATTTAATTGCTGAAGAGTTAGCAGAAGAAAATGTAGTTTGTATAGTAGGACCAAGTTTTGGCCATAGATCAAAATTTGAATTACAAGAAAAAACATTTAATACCCCTGGCATTTTAGCTAAAGCAGGTATTAAAGTTGCTATAACAACAGATTCACCTGTTGTTCCACTAGACTCTCTACCCATGATGGCAAGCTTAGCTAATGAAGCTGGTATGGATGAAATGGAAGCCTTAAAAGCTATAACCATTAATGCTGCTGAAATATTAGGCGTTGATGATGTTGTAGGAAGCATAGAAAAAGGTAAGGATGCTGACTTAGTGATTTATAGTGGTCACCCATTCGATATTACATCTAAAGCCCAAAAAGTCTTTGTTAATGGTGAAGAAGTGTTTACAAGATAA
- a CDS encoding MalY/PatB family protein, translating into MRYDFNEHISRYGTSCAKWDMAETYFGEKDLLPMWVADTDLRVPHEVIDALKKRIEHPIFGYSRPDAEVYEVVIKRMKDLYDWDVKKEWILFTPGIVTGCHIAVRTITNIGDQVLIQTPVYYPFKKVALANGCTVAENQLKRKDNKYYMDFDHLENLFKTTAGFGGNIPRIRTAILCNPHNPVGRVWTREELLKFGNICLKNNAIVISDDIHSDLLLNGNKHTMFPALSKDFEQNSITFIAPSKTFNVAGLKSSVCIIANDELRQRFMLTQEAGYGTPNLLGMEALKAAYKYGDNYINELNNHLESNLEYFTNYINKNIPELTVIEPEGTYLVWVDMVKLGMDEKQLAEFMVKEVKVATDFGFVFGPGGETFQRFNLGCTLDTVKECLKRLDNAITKWRK; encoded by the coding sequence ATGAGATACGATTTTAATGAGCATATTAGCCGTTATGGAACAAGCTGTGCAAAGTGGGATATGGCAGAAACCTACTTCGGTGAAAAAGACCTATTACCTATGTGGGTTGCTGACACTGATTTACGAGTACCCCATGAAGTTATTGATGCACTAAAAAAGAGAATTGAACACCCTATATTTGGCTACTCTCGTCCAGATGCAGAAGTGTATGAAGTTGTCATTAAACGTATGAAAGACTTATACGATTGGGATGTAAAAAAAGAGTGGATTCTCTTTACTCCTGGAATAGTTACAGGCTGTCATATTGCAGTAAGAACTATTACTAATATTGGAGACCAAGTATTAATTCAAACACCTGTATACTACCCATTTAAAAAGGTTGCTTTAGCCAACGGTTGTACTGTTGCTGAAAATCAATTAAAACGTAAAGATAATAAATATTACATGGATTTTGACCATTTAGAAAATTTGTTTAAAACAACAGCAGGTTTTGGAGGTAATATCCCTAGAATTCGTACAGCAATTTTATGTAACCCTCATAATCCTGTAGGAAGAGTATGGACCAGAGAAGAATTACTCAAATTTGGTAATATTTGTTTAAAGAATAATGCCATAGTAATTTCCGATGATATTCATAGTGATTTATTATTAAATGGCAATAAACATACTATGTTCCCTGCCCTCTCTAAAGATTTTGAGCAAAATAGCATTACCTTTATTGCTCCAAGCAAAACCTTTAATGTAGCAGGTCTGAAATCCTCTGTTTGTATCATAGCTAATGATGAGTTAAGACAGCGTTTTATGCTTACACAAGAGGCTGGTTACGGAACACCAAACTTATTAGGCATGGAGGCTCTTAAAGCCGCTTATAAATATGGTGATAATTACATTAATGAGTTAAATAATCATTTAGAAAGTAATCTTGAATACTTTACAAACTATATCAACAAGAACATTCCAGAATTAACTGTCATAGAGCCAGAAGGAACTTATCTAGTATGGGTAGATATGGTTAAATTAGGTATGGATGAAAAACAGCTAGCTGAATTTATGGTTAAAGAGGTTAAAGTTGCAACAGACTTTGGATTTGTATTTGGTCCTGGTGGAGAAACTTTTCAGCGCTTTAACTTAGGTTGCACTTTAGATACAGTTAAAGAGTGTTTAAAACGTTTAGATAACGCTATAACAAAGTGGCGTAAATAA
- a CDS encoding amidohydrolase, with amino-acid sequence MILIKNAKIYTSSEKQNVIDNGYILLENNKIKEVATGNYQGSVERTIDAEGRNVFPGFVESHCHLGMTESAIGFEGRDTNEATDPCTPHLRAIDAINPMDITFEEARMAGVTTAASGPGSANVIGGQFCAIKTFGNRIDNMIVKAPLAMKCAFGENPKRVYDAKKKMPSTRMGTAAVLRNALNKAKQYMAKKEAAGDDCSKLPAFDMKSEALIPVLKKEIPLKAHAHRADDIYTIIRIAKEFDVLATIDHTTDGSLIVDDLVKAGLPCIVGPSFGHRGKFELKNKGFATPGILNKAGIKIAITTDSSVTPLHYLPLMAGLAVKAGLDEMEALKAITIYPAEIIGLADRIGSIEAGKDADIVIYNGHPFETSGSSWKVFINGNEVYSAE; translated from the coding sequence ATGATTCTAATTAAAAATGCCAAAATCTATACAAGTTCAGAAAAACAAAATGTTATAGACAATGGATATATTTTACTTGAAAATAACAAAATAAAGGAAGTAGCTACTGGTAATTATCAAGGCTCTGTTGAAAGAACTATTGATGCTGAAGGTCGCAATGTATTTCCTGGATTTGTTGAATCCCACTGTCATTTAGGCATGACTGAAAGTGCTATTGGTTTTGAAGGCAGAGACACTAACGAGGCAACTGACCCTTGCACTCCTCATTTAAGAGCTATTGATGCTATTAACCCTATGGACATCACCTTTGAAGAAGCTCGTATGGCAGGAGTAACTACAGCGGCTTCTGGACCTGGTAGTGCCAATGTTATTGGTGGTCAGTTTTGCGCTATTAAAACATTTGGTAACAGAATAGATAATATGATTGTTAAGGCTCCTTTAGCTATGAAATGTGCCTTTGGCGAAAATCCAAAGCGTGTTTATGATGCTAAAAAGAAAATGCCTTCTACTCGTATGGGTACAGCAGCTGTACTACGTAATGCCTTAAATAAAGCTAAACAGTATATGGCTAAAAAAGAGGCTGCTGGTGATGACTGTAGTAAATTACCAGCTTTTGATATGAAATCTGAAGCATTAATTCCTGTTTTAAAAAAAGAAATTCCTTTAAAAGCTCATGCCCATAGAGCTGATGATATATATACTATTATTAGAATTGCCAAAGAGTTTGATGTTTTGGCTACCATAGATCATACAACAGATGGTAGTTTAATAGTTGATGACCTAGTAAAGGCCGGCTTGCCATGTATAGTTGGCCCTAGCTTTGGACATCGTGGTAAATTTGAGCTTAAAAATAAAGGCTTTGCTACTCCTGGAATTTTAAACAAAGCTGGAATTAAAATAGCTATTACAACAGACTCAAGTGTTACCCCACTTCATTATTTACCACTAATGGCTGGCCTAGCTGTTAAAGCTGGTTTAGATGAAATGGAGGCTTTAAAAGCAATCACTATTTACCCTGCTGAAATAATTGGTTTAGCTGACCGTATTGGCAGTATTGAGGCAGGAAAAGATGCAGATATTGTAATTTATAATGGACATCCATTTGAGACATCAGGCAGCTCTTGGAAAGTATTTATTAATGGTAACGAAGTATACTCTGCTGAATAA
- a CDS encoding GNAT family N-acetyltransferase, protein MREIKPIICAVDMKEFARISFYAYPGMSSSYDKLLERLQEINSKDKNSMFYVVKDEQKAVGGMRLIDYKMNYRNEFINVCGVGVVAVDLAHKKMGIAKDLIKFYLNKCRNDKQPIAILYPFRPDFYYNMGFGYGTPYLTYSFKPHSLTNTKDRTGWCYLAKEDMPLIADCYKRVAQKQHGFCLRSSFELERYKKRFEGNGVTIGYKENGRVAGYLYFTSKKSSDTNFLTNYIKIHEFVYTTPKAMQALCNFLYIQSDQYDRIEYETQQHDFHYALSDVRYTDQDISPRIAHKAYIGGLGMMYRIVDVKMWFELLAAKYIFNCADMSLAITVEDSFMPTNNGTYYLNITNKKLKLVDKADNQIALTVNIAELSSLMMGSVRFENLYRVGKARCKEQNVEILSDFFNIPSAPQCLTSF, encoded by the coding sequence ATGAGAGAGATAAAACCAATAATTTGCGCTGTGGACATGAAAGAATTTGCCAGGATTTCATTTTATGCGTATCCTGGTATGAGTTCAAGCTATGATAAACTACTTGAGAGACTTCAAGAAATAAATAGTAAAGACAAAAATTCCATGTTTTATGTTGTAAAAGATGAGCAAAAAGCTGTTGGTGGAATGCGATTAATTGATTATAAAATGAACTACCGAAACGAGTTCATTAATGTTTGTGGTGTTGGTGTTGTTGCAGTAGATTTAGCCCATAAAAAAATGGGAATTGCCAAGGATTTAATAAAATTCTATTTAAACAAGTGTCGTAACGACAAACAACCTATAGCAATTTTATATCCTTTTAGACCTGATTTTTATTACAATATGGGTTTTGGTTATGGAACACCTTATTTAACATATTCATTTAAACCCCATAGCTTAACAAATACTAAAGATAGAACTGGTTGGTGTTATTTAGCTAAAGAAGATATGCCTTTAATTGCTGATTGTTATAAACGGGTCGCTCAAAAACAACACGGTTTTTGTTTAAGAAGCTCATTTGAGTTAGAGAGATATAAAAAGCGTTTTGAGGGTAATGGAGTTACTATTGGCTACAAAGAAAACGGTAGAGTAGCAGGTTATTTGTATTTTACTAGCAAAAAAAGCTCTGACACCAACTTCTTAACAAACTATATTAAAATTCATGAGTTTGTGTATACTACTCCTAAAGCAATGCAGGCTCTGTGCAATTTTTTATATATTCAATCCGACCAGTATGACCGTATAGAGTATGAAACTCAGCAACACGATTTTCATTATGCTTTAAGTGATGTCCGTTATACAGATCAAGATATATCACCGCGTATTGCTCATAAAGCATATATTGGTGGTTTAGGAATGATGTATAGAATAGTAGATGTAAAAATGTGGTTTGAGCTACTTGCAGCTAAGTATATATTTAATTGTGCAGATATGAGTTTAGCCATCACAGTAGAAGACTCATTTATGCCTACTAATAATGGCACCTATTACCTCAACATCACCAATAAAAAATTAAAACTAGTAGATAAGGCAGATAATCAAATCGCTTTAACAGTTAATATTGCAGAACTATCTTCTTTAATGATGGGAAGTGTCCGTTTTGAGAATCTCTATAGAGTTGGTAAAGCAAGATGTAAAGAGCAAAATGTTGAAATCTTAAGTGATTTCTTTAACATACCTAGTGCCCCTCAGTGTTTAACTTCGTTTTAA
- a CDS encoding NADH-ubiquinone oxidoreductase-F iron-sulfur binding region domain-containing protein gives MQDKWLDITLNKLDKACSKQNDKTLLKFKTKSFRKVIKRVAQFSEQSCKKCTACRAGIYDCIEIISKYKGDRKEFKHYNTIIKNIVIHLKKVHGLIEEGYYMVMFFPLGMCLGVIVNVLYPDRVGYTLALAVGTGFGLSIGTLLDQVAKKKGRVI, from the coding sequence ATGCAAGATAAATGGCTAGATATTACCCTTAATAAACTAGACAAAGCATGTAGCAAACAAAATGATAAAACACTTTTAAAATTTAAAACAAAGTCATTCCGTAAAGTTATAAAAAGAGTTGCCCAATTTTCGGAGCAATCTTGTAAAAAATGTACTGCCTGTAGAGCCGGTATTTATGACTGTATAGAAATAATAAGTAAGTATAAAGGTGATCGTAAAGAATTTAAGCATTATAATACCATAATAAAAAACATTGTAATTCATTTAAAAAAAGTACATGGCTTAATCGAAGAAGGATATTATATGGTAATGTTTTTCCCTTTGGGCATGTGTTTAGGTGTAATTGTTAATGTACTTTATCCAGACAGAGTGGGATATACCTTAGCATTAGCAGTTGGTACGGGCTTCGGTTTATCTATAGGCACATTATTAGATCAAGTAGCTAAAAAGAAAGGCCGTGTAATTTAA
- a CDS encoding M24 family metallopeptidase, with translation MTSEIKSLREQANKHNEWLKQKIKNVLPQLMKEQNVDTWLIISREYNDDPALKSLLPLPMVNGDEGLIMPTTKGFMFLVFHLNKENKLSAVMIGGPSFTTIEPYKNGDYKGCNEWQSLVKYLSKKNIHRLALNYSQHFSHTDSLKLTEYNLLKKHLPKSTFNKIVSSEQLCLRWLEYRNKNEIEIYPELVKISHNIIADCFSAKVVKPGFTSAEDISWHMRQSINDLGLSAWFMPMVSFIREGYEFKSYKGVVNKGDILHCDMGIRYYGLLADTQQLGYILKDSESKPPLGLLKGMQLANQLQNIHMSCFKEGKTGNEILADIHNQMMKNNINGKVWTHPIGYHGHGAGPLIGTYINQQNVAYRGDISLKANTCYAMELCIFYEVPEWNNQQVSFNLEETIGFISLGCGKSEAVYFSNKQTEYYLI, from the coding sequence TTGACAAGTGAAATAAAGAGTTTACGAGAACAAGCCAATAAACATAATGAATGGCTAAAGCAAAAAATTAAAAATGTTTTGCCTCAGTTAATGAAAGAACAGAATGTAGATACATGGTTAATTATATCTAGAGAATATAACGATGATCCAGCATTAAAAAGTTTGTTGCCCTTGCCTATGGTAAATGGTGATGAAGGATTAATAATGCCAACTACAAAAGGTTTTATGTTTTTAGTATTTCATTTAAACAAGGAAAACAAGTTATCTGCTGTAATGATTGGTGGACCAAGCTTTACAACGATAGAGCCATACAAAAATGGAGATTACAAAGGCTGTAACGAATGGCAGAGCTTAGTTAAATATTTAAGTAAAAAAAATATCCATAGATTAGCACTAAATTATTCACAACATTTCTCCCATACCGATTCGCTTAAGTTAACAGAATATAATCTCTTAAAAAAACATCTACCCAAAAGTACTTTTAATAAAATAGTGAGCTCAGAACAGTTGTGTTTGCGCTGGTTAGAGTATAGAAACAAAAATGAAATAGAGATTTATCCGGAGCTAGTTAAAATATCTCATAATATTATTGCCGACTGCTTTTCAGCTAAGGTTGTTAAGCCAGGATTCACAAGTGCAGAAGATATCTCTTGGCACATGCGTCAAAGCATTAATGATTTAGGACTAAGTGCTTGGTTTATGCCTATGGTTAGCTTTATAAGAGAAGGTTATGAGTTCAAAAGTTATAAAGGTGTTGTTAATAAAGGTGATATTTTACATTGTGATATGGGTATTCGTTATTATGGATTATTAGCTGATACTCAGCAGCTAGGCTATATTTTAAAAGATAGCGAAAGTAAACCTCCTTTAGGTTTATTAAAAGGTATGCAGCTTGCAAATCAACTTCAAAATATTCATATGAGTTGCTTTAAAGAAGGCAAGACTGGCAATGAAATATTAGCAGATATTCATAATCAAATGATGAAAAACAACATCAACGGTAAAGTATGGACTCATCCTATTGGTTATCATGGTCACGGTGCAGGGCCACTAATAGGTACATATATTAATCAGCAAAATGTTGCCTATAGAGGTGATATTAGCTTAAAAGCAAATACTTGTTATGCCATGGAATTATGTATTTTTTATGAGGTCCCAGAGTGGAATAACCAACAGGTGTCTTTTAACTTAGAGGAGACTATTGGGTTTATAAGTTTAGGCTGTGGTAAAAGTGAAGCTGTGTATTTTAGTAATAAGCAAACTGAGTATTATTTAATTTAG
- a CDS encoding TrkA family potassium uptake protein, whose protein sequence is MCARKNDKRTIKQFAIFGLGRFGLTLANRLSELGHEVVAVDLDEAVVNQAAAGVTHAFVADATDELVLRGLDLKNFDAAIVAIGSLEPNILTTFKLKKLGAERIIGRALHGLHAEILTMMGASNIVFPERDMAIRLAHNLNASTIMDFLELAPDFSMVEIVIPPDLVGIEIKNSQFRNNYKATIVAVGRNGERIIAPGGSFKFKEHDHLYVIGDTPSLENLTKYIREKN, encoded by the coding sequence ATGTGTGCAAGAAAAAATGATAAAAGAACTATAAAACAATTTGCTATATTTGGTTTAGGTCGCTTTGGTTTAACTTTGGCTAATAGATTAAGTGAGTTAGGTCACGAGGTTGTGGCAGTAGACTTAGATGAAGCAGTTGTAAATCAAGCTGCTGCTGGTGTTACCCACGCATTTGTAGCTGATGCAACTGACGAGTTAGTGTTAAGGGGTTTAGACCTCAAAAACTTTGATGCTGCCATAGTAGCGATAGGCTCCTTAGAGCCTAATATTTTAACAACCTTTAAGTTGAAAAAACTTGGGGCTGAAAGAATAATTGGCAGAGCTCTACATGGTTTACATGCTGAAATTTTAACTATGATGGGTGCTTCTAATATTGTTTTTCCAGAGCGTGACATGGCTATTCGCTTAGCCCATAACTTAAATGCCTCTACTATTATGGATTTTTTAGAGTTAGCTCCTGATTTCTCAATGGTAGAAATAGTTATACCACCAGATTTAGTTGGTATTGAAATTAAAAATTCTCAGTTTCGTAATAACTATAAAGCAACAATTGTTGCTGTAGGTAGAAATGGGGAACGAATAATTGCTCCAGGCGGCAGTTTTAAATTTAAAGAACACGACCATCTGTATGTAATTGGTGATACCCCTTCTCTCGAAAATTTAACGAAGTATATAAGAGAGAAAAATTAA